One genomic region from Bubalus bubalis isolate 160015118507 breed Murrah chromosome 24, NDDB_SH_1, whole genome shotgun sequence encodes:
- the FAHD1 gene encoding acylpyruvase FAHD1, mitochondrial: MAASRPLSRFWEWGKNIVCVGRNYADHVREMQSAAPSEPVLFLKPSTAYAPEGSPVLVPAYTRNLHHELELAVVMGKRCRAVPEAAAMDYVAGYALCLDMTARDVQDECKKKGLPWTLAKSFTASCPVSAFVPKEKIPDPHNLKLWLKVNGELRQEGETSSMIFSIPYIISYVSKIMTLEEGDIILTGTPKGVGPVKENDEIQAGIHGVLSMKFKVERPEY; the protein is encoded by the coding sequence ATGGCCGCCAGCAGGCCGCTGTCCCGCTTCTGGGAGTGGGGGAAGAACATCGTGTGCGTGGGCCGGAACTACGCGGACCACGTCCGGGAGATGCAGAGCGCCGCGCCCAGCGAGCCGGTGCTCTTCCTGAAGCCGTCCACCGCCTACGCCCCCGAGGGCTCGCCGGTGCTCGTGCCCGCCTACACCCGCAACCTGCACCACGAGCTCGAGCTCGCCGTGGTGATGGGCAAGCGCTGCCGCGCCGTCCCGGAGGCCGCGGCCATGGACTACGTGGCCGGCTATGCCCTGTGCCTAGATATGACCGCCAGGGACGTGCAAGACGAGTGCAAGAAGAAGGGGCTGCCCTGGACCCTGGCCAAGAGTTTCACGGCCTCCTGCCCGGTCAGTGCCTTCGTGCCCAAAGAGAAGATCCCTGACCCTCACAACCTGAAGCTCTGGCTCAAGGTCAATGGCGAACTCAGGCAGGAGGGTGAGACATCCTCCATGATTTTTTCCATCCCCTACATCATCAGCTACGTTTCTAAGATCATGACCTTGGAAGAAGGAGATATTATCTTGACCGGGACGCCAAAGGGAGTGGGACCCGTTAAAGAAAATGATGAGATCCAGGCTGGCATACATGGCGTCCTCAGTATGAAGTTTAAGGTGGAGAGGCCAGAATATTGA